A single genomic interval of Pyrus communis chromosome 7, drPyrComm1.1, whole genome shotgun sequence harbors:
- the LOC137739341 gene encoding uncharacterized protein produces the protein MGGEREDPQQLKRATAAAYDYENDPRWADYWSNILIPHHMSSRSDVVDHFKRKFYQRFIDPELMVDVMSSSSSAQPNRPSASSRTTNDQTQPRSAGSTPRTPGTPAAAPPTSLRWDRKTIQFSVNAWVFLVAVFAIFPLVPRNLSHRAYRLSFMGTACSSLYSLYSLYGKPRAWNLQAFQVYFQSIIMTKDFIYLMYCLTFVTSHLCLKFALIPILCRALEHVAKFLRRNFSQSSLYRKYLEMPCVWVESNTTTLSILSSHAEIGLGFLLIISLFSWQRNIVQAFMYWQLLKLMYHAPATANYHLSVWTKIGRTVHPLIHRYTPFLGTPLSAVQRWWLR, from the exons atggggggagagagagaggacccACAGCAGCTCAAGAGAGCGACGGCGGCGGCCTACGACTACGAGAACGACCCCAGGTGGGCCGACTACTGGTCCAACATCCTCATCCCTCATCACATGTCCTCCCGCAGCGACGTCGTCGACCATTTCAAGCGCAAGTTCTACCAACGCTTTATC GATCCTGAACTTATGGTAGACGTGATGTCATCTAGCAGTTCTGCCCAGCCAAACAGACCATCTGCCTCGTCCCGGACGACAAATGACCAAACTCAGCCCCGTAGCGCAG gttcaactCCCAGAACTCCAGGGACACCAGCAGCAGCTCCTCCAACTTCTCTGCGTTGGGATCGAAAAACCATTCAGTTTTCTGTAAACGCTTGG GTGTTTCTTGTGGCTGTGTTTGCAATTTTCCCACTGGTGCCTAGAAACCTTTCACATAGGGCATATCGGCTTTCCTTTATGGGCACTGCATGTTCATCTCTGTATTCCTTGTACTCGCTCTACGGG AAACCAAGGGCTTGGAACTTGCAGGCTTTTCAAGTGTACTTTCAGTCAATTATCATGACTAAGGATTTTATCTACTTGATGTACTGCCTTACCTTTGTCACATCACACCTTTGCCTAAAAT TCGCGCTGATTCCCATTCTGTGTCGGGCTCTTGAGCACGTTGCCAAGTTCCTTAGGCGCAATTTTAGTCAATCCTCCTTGTACAG GAAGTACCTGGAAATGCCTTGTGTTTGGGTGGAGTCAAATACAACTACCCTCAGCATACTTTCTTCACATGCTGAGATCGGACTTGGCTTCCTTCTGATTATTTCATTGTTCTC GTGGCAGCGCAACATTGTACAGGCATTCATGTACTGGCAG CTGTTGAAGCTCATGTATCATGCCCCAGCGACTGCTAACTACCATCTGAGCGTGTGGACCAAGATCGGAAGGACAGTTCACCCTCTTATCCACCGCTACACCCCGTTCTTGGGAACTCCCCTCTCTGCTGTCCAGAGATGGTGGTTGCGGTAG